A DNA window from Hevea brasiliensis isolate MT/VB/25A 57/8 chromosome 2, ASM3005281v1, whole genome shotgun sequence contains the following coding sequences:
- the LOC110638549 gene encoding uncharacterized protein LOC110638549 isoform X1, translating to MFAKGSKYRDTFRRNQLTILRSLSSLRASSLPLKNLQHINGWELSYRDLPGMMDRLVSREREPEVDLESGGTTSEEDGTNDLVSANKQTKKVLNSVWSGPLGFDGLGNSSKFGEDADENVEFLLDKNSEGKEGQQQIPFVNKKLLEEKKKKKNSRKAPKPPRPPKGPSLDAADQKLVQEITELAMRKRARIERIRVLKKMRAAKSSSWNSSLYAMAFTVLFFLVLIFQGICSRNIGSLCLQVSPEPAVTASEDLISVQFYKNAAYEGDGPGSGSPSLVGGPVSGSGLSKK from the exons ATGTTTGCAAAGGGCTCCAAATATAGGGATACATTTCGACGAAACCAGCTTACGATCCTCCGTTCACTGTCCTCGCTAAGGGCTTCTTCGCTTCCTTTAAAG AACCTTCAACATATAAATGGGTGGGAACTGAGTTATAGAGATTTGCCTGGTATGATGGATCGTTTGGTTTCCAGAGAAAGAGAGCCTGAAGTAGATCTTGAAAGTGGAGGGACAACTAGTGAAGAGGATGGAACAAATGATCTTGTTTCAGCAAATAAACAAACCAAGAAAGTTTTAAATAGTGTTTGGAGTGGGCCTTTAGGTTTTGATGGATTGGGGAATTCTTCAAAATTTGGTGAGGATGCTGACGAGAATGTGGAGTTCTTGCTAGACAAGAATTCAGAAGGAAAAGAGGGTCAACAGCAAATTCCTTTTGTGAATAAGAAGCTTCtggaagagaaaaagaagaaaaagaactcAAGAAAGGCTCCCAAGCCACCCAGGCCTCCTAAAGGTCCATCACTGGATGCTGCTGACCAGAAGTTGGTGCAGGAAATCACCGAGCTTGCCATGAGAAAACGTGCCAGGATTGAACGAATCAGAGTGCTAAAAAAGATGAGAGCAGCAAAATCATCATCTTGGAACAGCAGCCTATATGCCATGGCGTTCACTGTTCTCTTCTTCCTTGTCCTCATCTTTCAAG GAATTTGCTCCAGAAACATTGGAAGCTTGTGTCTGCAAGTGTCACCTGAGCCAGCAGTTACTGCAAGTGAAGATTTGATTTCAGTTCAATTTTACAAGAACGCTGCCTATGAAGGTGATGGACCTGGCTCTGGCTCTCCAAG TTTGGTAGGAGGACCAGTTTCGGGTTCAGGATTGAGTAAGAAATAG
- the LOC110638549 gene encoding uncharacterized protein LOC110638549 isoform X2 yields MMDRLVSREREPEVDLESGGTTSEEDGTNDLVSANKQTKKVLNSVWSGPLGFDGLGNSSKFGEDADENVEFLLDKNSEGKEGQQQIPFVNKKLLEEKKKKKNSRKAPKPPRPPKGPSLDAADQKLVQEITELAMRKRARIERIRVLKKMRAAKSSSWNSSLYAMAFTVLFFLVLIFQGICSRNIGSLCLQVSPEPAVTASEDLISVQFYKNAAYEGDGPGSGSPSLVGGPVSGSGLSKK; encoded by the exons ATGATGGATCGTTTGGTTTCCAGAGAAAGAGAGCCTGAAGTAGATCTTGAAAGTGGAGGGACAACTAGTGAAGAGGATGGAACAAATGATCTTGTTTCAGCAAATAAACAAACCAAGAAAGTTTTAAATAGTGTTTGGAGTGGGCCTTTAGGTTTTGATGGATTGGGGAATTCTTCAAAATTTGGTGAGGATGCTGACGAGAATGTGGAGTTCTTGCTAGACAAGAATTCAGAAGGAAAAGAGGGTCAACAGCAAATTCCTTTTGTGAATAAGAAGCTTCtggaagagaaaaagaagaaaaagaactcAAGAAAGGCTCCCAAGCCACCCAGGCCTCCTAAAGGTCCATCACTGGATGCTGCTGACCAGAAGTTGGTGCAGGAAATCACCGAGCTTGCCATGAGAAAACGTGCCAGGATTGAACGAATCAGAGTGCTAAAAAAGATGAGAGCAGCAAAATCATCATCTTGGAACAGCAGCCTATATGCCATGGCGTTCACTGTTCTCTTCTTCCTTGTCCTCATCTTTCAAG GAATTTGCTCCAGAAACATTGGAAGCTTGTGTCTGCAAGTGTCACCTGAGCCAGCAGTTACTGCAAGTGAAGATTTGATTTCAGTTCAATTTTACAAGAACGCTGCCTATGAAGGTGATGGACCTGGCTCTGGCTCTCCAAG TTTGGTAGGAGGACCAGTTTCGGGTTCAGGATTGAGTAAGAAATAG
- the LOC131177982 gene encoding vegetative cell wall protein gp1-like, whose protein sequence is MGIPSSLPTNPNPSPNSPLPQSPPPQTPPLPQSPPPQSPPLPPSQIPPLIPPTSLSQQSEPQNETPILDTHSPEPAPTQAKTKGKTKRAAGRPKETPVEKRKRVPSVPFDLNSPPQPSSEPVSKRTRSSSQTTAPAVQTPVPQSPLHSPAPASSADNIEEDSGYKNIEWQQTVYDHIQCEGYCTFWGYYRQRTANASRIVDHEGDTVTVLWVLVTCFSCGA, encoded by the exons ATGGGTATTCCATCCTCATTGcccacaaaccctaaccccagccccAATTCGCCATTACCTCAGTCACCGCCACCACAAACGCCACCATTACCACAATCGCCACCACCTCAGTCACCGCCACTACCCCCAAGCCAAATACCACCTCTCATTCCGCCGACTTCCCTCTCGCAGCAATCCGAGCCGCAAAATGAAACACCAATTCTCGATACCCATTCCCCAGAACCTGCGCCTACTCAAGCAAAAACAAAAGGCAAAACAAAAAGGGCCGCAGGTAGACCCAAAGAAACCCCTGTCGAAAAAAGGAAACGAGTACCCTCTGTTCCTTTTGACCTAAACTCTCCACCTCAGCCGTCCTCTGAACCAGTTAGCAAAAGGACCAGGTCTTCCTCGCAAACCACAGCACCAGCGGTCCAAACACCAGTACCTCAGTCTCCCTTACACTCTCCAGCACCTGCATCATCTGCAGATAATATCgaggag gattcAGGATATAAAAACATTGAGTGGCAGCAAACTGTTTATGACCACATTCAATGCGAAGGATATTGCACCTTTTGGGGTTATTATAGACAGAGGACTGCAAACGCCTCTAGGATAGTTGACCAT gaaggggacacagtaACAGTATTGTGGGTGCTGGTGACTTGTTTCtcttgtggtgcatga